One part of the Sulfolobus tengchongensis genome encodes these proteins:
- a CDS encoding Zn-ribbon domain-containing OB-fold protein, with translation MVTPLKEEELGKHFLISYKPNAKYAYTAGQAQSKYLLGFKEGKIYGRKCSRCGKIYVPPKMYCEECFRPTDEWVEVKDEGIVMTAVASFISWTRAKLEEPEIVGVIRLLPSNERHFVYPGIFHRICVSYEEVKSMEIIGKKVKAVWKPKEERKASIEDIQCFKVI, from the coding sequence ATGGTTACTCCATTAAAGGAAGAGGAATTGGGTAAACACTTCCTTATTTCTTACAAGCCAAATGCAAAATATGCTTATACTGCAGGTCAAGCTCAAAGTAAGTATCTGTTAGGATTTAAGGAAGGTAAAATATACGGGAGGAAATGTAGCAGATGCGGGAAAATATACGTTCCTCCTAAAATGTATTGTGAAGAATGCTTTAGACCCACAGATGAATGGGTAGAAGTAAAGGATGAGGGAATCGTAATGACTGCAGTTGCTAGTTTTATAAGTTGGACTAGGGCTAAGTTAGAAGAACCTGAAATAGTGGGTGTTATAAGATTATTACCGTCTAATGAAAGACATTTTGTATATCCCGGCATATTTCATAGAATATGCGTCAGTTACGAGGAAGTGAAAAGTATGGAAATCATAGGAAAGAAAGTAAAGGCAGTTTGGAAACCTAAGGAAGAGAGAAAGGCAAGCATTGAAGATATACAATGCTTTAAGGTGATTTAA
- a CDS encoding acyl-CoA dehydrogenase family protein — protein sequence MSEKELFIQSLREFLSRDVEKVVNKIDKDDYYPRDLVRKLGELGFLIPLNSGLSHYDMLIILEEIAKVSGSLALIVDAQGELAGEMLRLYGDVSQRRNFLEPMSKGEMIGSFALTEPTGGSDIGSMKTFAERRDGLWVVKGHKMWITQGLYADVFITVAKTGSSRKDLSVFIIPKGECVETRKIEVMGNRGTGTAEVIFHECKVQNEHVIGEVNNGWEMVNSVLEVGRLAITGIGIGLAEVALEEAYKWAKSRQAFGNYIYDFQGIKWYFADSIAKLNAVKALAKEVSKMFDEKAKDKGTYVAMLKLLSAIVANEIVDVSLQIFGGMGYAKGSNIERIYRDVRLLRIGEGTDEVQRHIIAKYIEQYGIPFLA from the coding sequence ATGAGTGAAAAAGAACTTTTTATTCAATCTCTAAGAGAATTCTTAAGTAGGGATGTGGAAAAAGTCGTTAATAAGATTGATAAAGACGATTACTACCCAAGAGATTTAGTTAGAAAGTTAGGAGAATTGGGCTTTCTAATTCCCCTAAATAGCGGATTATCTCATTATGACATGTTAATAATTTTAGAGGAAATAGCCAAGGTTAGTGGCTCTTTAGCTCTAATAGTTGATGCTCAAGGAGAATTAGCCGGCGAGATGCTTAGATTATATGGTGATGTAAGTCAAAGAAGAAACTTTCTAGAACCAATGAGTAAAGGTGAAATGATAGGTAGTTTCGCACTTACTGAACCAACAGGTGGAAGTGATATAGGTTCGATGAAGACGTTTGCTGAAAGAAGGGATGGTTTATGGGTAGTTAAAGGTCACAAAATGTGGATAACACAAGGTCTCTATGCAGATGTGTTTATCACAGTCGCAAAGACCGGCTCGTCAAGAAAAGATCTATCAGTATTCATAATACCTAAAGGTGAATGTGTGGAAACTAGAAAAATTGAGGTTATGGGTAATAGAGGAACTGGAACTGCAGAAGTCATCTTTCATGAATGCAAGGTACAAAATGAGCATGTAATAGGTGAGGTAAATAATGGATGGGAGATGGTAAATTCAGTATTAGAAGTTGGTAGGTTAGCCATTACTGGGATTGGAATAGGCCTCGCGGAAGTTGCATTAGAGGAGGCATATAAGTGGGCTAAATCTAGGCAAGCGTTTGGTAATTATATATATGATTTTCAGGGGATAAAATGGTACTTTGCAGATTCCATAGCTAAGCTTAATGCAGTAAAGGCATTAGCTAAGGAGGTCAGTAAGATGTTCGATGAAAAAGCAAAAGATAAAGGTACTTATGTAGCCATGTTAAAACTATTGTCTGCCATAGTCGCAAATGAAATCGTAGACGTTTCTTTACAAATATTTGGTGGAATGGGTTACGCTAAAGGCAGTAATATTGAAAGGATCTATCGTGACGTAAGGTTACTCAGAATAGGAGAAGGAACGGATGAAGTTCAGAGGCATATAATAGCCAAATATATTGAGCAGTATGGAATACCTTTTCTAGCCTAA
- a CDS encoding indolepyruvate oxidoreductase subunit beta, with product MATVNILIAGIGGQGIITAGKIIAEAGNYSNTKVLVAETHGLAQRGGGVNIHVRIGDVNSSLIPLGRADYLVGLEATEVLRNLSYASRKHTTIVINKYVARPVLPKVKILSLNEILDKLKGNRVFLIDANEIAIRAGNPKAANVAILGYLYSLGAFNGLISEESFIKALKYESNVKAFKMAQTIKLREE from the coding sequence ATGGCTACAGTAAATATCTTAATAGCTGGTATCGGTGGCCAGGGGATAATTACTGCTGGGAAAATTATAGCGGAGGCTGGAAATTACTCTAATACTAAGGTTTTAGTAGCTGAAACACACGGATTAGCTCAAAGAGGTGGTGGAGTTAATATACATGTTAGGATAGGTGATGTTAACTCATCTCTAATACCTCTAGGTAGGGCAGATTATCTAGTAGGTTTAGAAGCTACTGAAGTATTAAGAAATCTAAGTTACGCATCCAGAAAACATACTACTATTGTTATAAACAAATATGTAGCAAGACCAGTTTTACCAAAAGTCAAAATATTGAGTTTAAATGAGATTTTAGACAAACTTAAAGGAAATAGAGTGTTTTTAATTGATGCAAATGAAATCGCAATAAGAGCAGGTAATCCTAAGGCAGCTAATGTCGCAATATTAGGATATCTATATTCACTAGGAGCTTTTAATGGGTTAATCTCAGAGGAGTCCTTTATTAAAGCCTTAAAATACGAGAGCAATGTAAAAGCGTTTAAAATGGCTCAAACTATAAAATTAAGAGAGGAGTAG
- a CDS encoding indolepyruvate ferredoxin oxidoreductase subunit alpha, whose product MIELSSSKRLILGNEAIALGALSAGVAVATGYPGTPSTEIIETLIKYGKIYSEWSVNEKVAFETAYGAAINGAFALTAMKHVGLNVAADPLMSSSYTGVEGAFVIVSADDPSMWSSQNEQDNRYYGLHALIPVIEPYDPQSAHLLTIEAFKLSNEVKHPVILRSTTRIGHVRGPVELKPPSKPIFGKLTKNPKQYVLVPENARRNRVEQLRRWEKIGEEVEKLNELIDNDSDNLIIASGISYGYVIDAINELNVKANILRVSTPVPIPKKLILRAISNSSRVLIVEEGEPIVEYQIKDLLYDEGIRVELHGKDLINRVGEMTLDKIYYAFSKFFGLDIITDYLEVPQDLPPRPPALCPGCPHRSSFIDLKKAIVMASLKPNETFISGDIGCYTLGLLPPFEAQDSSTDMGSSIGIANGVYRATGSIPIAVIGDSTFFHSGLSALANAVYNKTPMLVLVLDNRSTAMTGQQPSPSKELDIGEVAKGLGVNYIKYIDPFDTNSSIKELSEALKWVKNNRQPAVVIAKRVCALLVLDNVEESNLPKAVVKLEKCTGCSICYDYFTCPAIIPRNDKKAEIDVYNCIGCGACIPICPFKAISLEGYKPEKWDELWLQ is encoded by the coding sequence GTGATTGAACTTTCTTCAAGTAAAAGACTAATTTTGGGAAATGAAGCAATAGCTTTAGGAGCTCTAAGCGCTGGAGTTGCAGTGGCTACAGGCTATCCCGGAACACCGTCCACGGAAATAATTGAGACTTTAATTAAATACGGTAAAATTTACTCAGAATGGAGTGTAAACGAAAAAGTAGCCTTCGAAACAGCTTACGGAGCGGCAATTAACGGAGCGTTTGCATTGACCGCAATGAAGCATGTAGGATTAAATGTAGCTGCTGATCCATTAATGAGCTCATCGTATACTGGAGTTGAGGGAGCATTTGTAATAGTATCCGCTGACGATCCTTCAATGTGGTCCTCACAAAATGAGCAAGATAATAGATATTATGGTCTTCATGCGTTAATACCAGTTATAGAACCTTATGACCCTCAATCAGCACACTTACTAACAATAGAGGCTTTTAAATTAAGTAATGAAGTAAAACACCCTGTAATTTTAAGGTCAACAACTAGAATAGGTCACGTTAGGGGACCGGTTGAACTTAAGCCTCCATCTAAACCAATTTTTGGGAAGTTAACAAAGAATCCTAAGCAATATGTACTAGTCCCTGAAAATGCAAGGAGAAATAGAGTGGAACAACTAAGAAGATGGGAGAAAATAGGAGAGGAAGTTGAAAAATTAAACGAACTAATAGATAATGATTCTGACAATCTCATAATTGCATCCGGAATTTCTTATGGATACGTAATTGATGCCATAAATGAATTAAACGTTAAGGCAAACATACTAAGAGTGTCAACGCCAGTACCAATTCCTAAGAAACTTATATTGAGGGCTATTAGTAACTCCAGCAGAGTACTAATAGTTGAGGAAGGCGAGCCAATAGTTGAGTACCAGATTAAAGATCTTTTATACGATGAGGGAATAAGGGTTGAATTGCACGGTAAAGATTTGATAAATAGAGTCGGAGAGATGACATTAGATAAGATTTATTACGCCTTCTCAAAGTTCTTCGGGCTTGACATTATAACAGATTATTTAGAAGTTCCCCAGGATTTACCACCAAGACCACCAGCACTATGTCCGGGATGTCCTCATAGAAGTTCCTTCATTGACTTAAAGAAAGCTATTGTAATGGCATCATTAAAGCCCAATGAAACCTTCATATCTGGTGATATAGGGTGTTATACTTTAGGATTATTACCACCATTCGAAGCTCAAGACTCTTCTACTGATATGGGTTCAAGCATTGGAATTGCAAATGGTGTCTACAGAGCTACTGGAAGTATACCTATTGCAGTTATTGGAGATTCCACATTTTTCCATAGTGGCCTTTCTGCATTAGCTAACGCAGTTTATAATAAAACTCCAATGCTTGTCTTAGTCCTAGATAACAGATCAACCGCTATGACTGGGCAACAACCAAGTCCATCTAAGGAACTGGATATAGGAGAGGTAGCTAAAGGATTAGGGGTAAATTATATAAAGTACATCGATCCCTTTGATACTAATTCCTCAATAAAAGAACTATCAGAAGCATTAAAGTGGGTCAAAAATAACAGACAACCTGCAGTTGTAATAGCTAAAAGAGTTTGTGCCTTATTAGTTCTAGATAATGTTGAAGAGAGTAACCTTCCAAAAGCAGTAGTTAAATTAGAAAAGTGTACGGGTTGTAGTATATGTTATGATTACTTTACTTGTCCTGCAATAATTCCTAGGAATGATAAAAAGGCGGAAATAGATGTTTACAATTGTATTGGATGTGGTGCATGTATACCAATTTGCCCATTTAAGGCAATATCTTTAGAAGGATATAAGCCAGAAAAATGGGACGAATTATGGCTACAGTAA
- a CDS encoding Zn-ribbon domain-containing OB-fold protein, with amino-acid sequence MAWEKSGKEGSLLKWFDVMEAEKYEYTVGPAGEQFFNGLKQGKIIGSKCDKCGRIYVPARLYCEHCFIKIETYVEVNKDEAYIDSFTIIYKDDNGNRLTQPISIALVRFPNTEGGILCYVDGNVRAGVKVKFISFQWPLRVKVD; translated from the coding sequence ATGGCATGGGAGAAAAGTGGAAAGGAAGGAAGCCTATTAAAATGGTTCGATGTAATGGAAGCGGAGAAATACGAATATACAGTGGGCCCTGCGGGTGAACAATTCTTTAATGGACTGAAACAAGGCAAGATCATAGGAAGCAAATGTGATAAGTGCGGTAGAATCTATGTACCCGCTAGATTATATTGTGAGCATTGCTTTATTAAAATAGAAACTTACGTGGAGGTAAATAAAGATGAAGCGTATATTGATTCATTTACCATAATCTATAAAGATGATAACGGAAATAGGTTAACTCAGCCAATAAGCATAGCTTTAGTTAGATTTCCAAATACGGAAGGAGGGATCTTATGCTATGTCGATGGTAACGTTAGAGCTGGGGTAAAAGTGAAATTCATTAGCTTCCAATGGCCTTTACGAGTTAAAGTTGATTAG
- a CDS encoding thiolase domain-containing protein: protein MGTFLNRMAIIGIGWFGFRPTTPEVSFREMVFEAATRAYMDAGNIDPRKDVDSFISCQEDFWEGISISDEFAPDQIGGAMRPTMTVTGDSLQGLAHAFMHINSGVADVVSIEAHSKISDILTFSDLVKFAMDPIYIRSIDPPNFHFIAGLDAVKFMQRKNITREDLALVVEKNKKAGLLSPRASYASNISAEEVLRKDYVVYPLSELDIAPFVDGAVVLVVAEEEVAKRIKKDDYIIVKGLGFATDSSNIETSELGKANYIKIASEMAYKMAGIESPRRYFDAVFVDDRYSYKELEHLEGLRISEEPSKDLREGNFSAEGEIPVNPLGGHLSKGVPLEASGFSLMLDAIDYIKQGKGERALVASWRGIPTFTGSVVVVEKP, encoded by the coding sequence TTGGGGACTTTTTTGAATAGAATGGCCATAATAGGTATAGGATGGTTTGGTTTTAGACCTACAACGCCAGAAGTCTCATTTAGAGAAATGGTTTTTGAGGCTGCTACTAGAGCATATATGGATGCGGGCAATATAGATCCTAGAAAGGATGTTGACTCTTTCATATCTTGCCAAGAAGATTTTTGGGAAGGAATATCAATAAGTGATGAATTCGCCCCCGATCAAATAGGTGGTGCAATGAGACCAACTATGACAGTTACTGGAGATTCTCTCCAAGGACTAGCTCATGCTTTCATGCATATAAATTCTGGAGTTGCTGATGTAGTTTCTATTGAAGCACATTCTAAGATAAGTGATATTCTAACCTTTAGTGATTTAGTAAAATTTGCAATGGATCCTATATATATTAGATCAATAGACCCCCCTAACTTTCACTTCATTGCAGGCTTAGATGCAGTGAAATTCATGCAAAGGAAAAACATTACGAGAGAAGATCTAGCCTTAGTTGTGGAGAAAAATAAGAAAGCAGGACTCCTATCTCCGAGGGCTTCTTATGCTAGTAATATATCCGCTGAAGAAGTTTTAAGAAAAGATTATGTAGTATATCCCCTAAGTGAACTAGACATAGCACCGTTTGTAGATGGTGCTGTAGTTCTCGTAGTAGCTGAGGAGGAAGTTGCTAAAAGGATTAAGAAGGATGATTACATAATAGTGAAAGGGTTAGGTTTTGCAACAGATTCTTCAAACATAGAGACTTCAGAATTAGGAAAAGCTAATTACATAAAAATAGCCTCTGAGATGGCGTATAAAATGGCTGGAATTGAATCACCTAGAAGATATTTCGATGCGGTCTTCGTAGATGATAGATACAGCTATAAGGAACTAGAACATCTAGAAGGATTAAGAATATCCGAGGAACCATCAAAGGATTTAAGAGAGGGTAACTTTTCAGCTGAGGGAGAAATTCCAGTAAATCCGTTAGGTGGGCATTTATCCAAAGGTGTTCCTTTAGAAGCTTCTGGATTTTCATTAATGTTAGATGCAATAGATTATATAAAACAAGGAAAAGGTGAACGCGCCTTAGTCGCCTCATGGCGAGGTATCCCAACCTTCACTGGATCAGTTGTGGTGGTGGAAAAGCCATGA
- a CDS encoding thiolase domain-containing protein translates to MKVNIHLNKRVAIVGAGLTLFRRRLLETSQEIAWEAASKALEEAGLELKDIDCVVIGSAPDAFDGVNLKGEYLSHGAGGIRKPVSRVYVGGATGVMTAIAGWYHVASGLCQKVLAVAEEKMSPARPHPQAVFRYIWDPILEKPLNPNLIWIFAMEMHRYMATYGIKKEEIALVSVKNKRNAINNPYAQLGANITVEDVLKSEVLVWPVQLLDVSPVSDGGAAIVLASEDVARRYTDTPVWVDGVGWTLDNTEWPARDLAYARYVEFAARMAYKMAGIERPNKEIDVVEPYDPFDYKELHHLEALQLAKRGEAPKLLKEGVFDVDGDLPSSPSGGLLGVGNPIAAAGLMKVISIYWQLKGTAGKMQVKRPVHTGLAQAWGDLMQAGTVIVLRN, encoded by the coding sequence ATGAAAGTAAATATTCACTTAAATAAAAGGGTTGCAATAGTAGGTGCTGGTTTAACGTTATTCAGAAGAAGACTTTTAGAGACGTCTCAAGAAATCGCATGGGAAGCTGCAAGTAAAGCATTAGAAGAAGCAGGGTTAGAGTTAAAGGATATTGATTGCGTAGTAATAGGAAGTGCACCAGATGCATTTGATGGTGTCAATCTAAAAGGTGAGTATCTATCCCATGGTGCTGGAGGCATTAGAAAACCAGTTAGTAGAGTATATGTGGGTGGAGCTACTGGGGTTATGACAGCGATTGCGGGTTGGTACCATGTTGCTAGTGGACTTTGTCAAAAAGTTCTTGCAGTGGCTGAGGAAAAAATGAGCCCAGCAAGGCCACATCCTCAAGCGGTATTTAGATACATTTGGGATCCAATTTTAGAAAAACCTCTCAATCCTAATCTTATATGGATATTCGCAATGGAAATGCACAGATATATGGCCACTTATGGTATAAAGAAAGAGGAAATTGCGCTAGTTTCAGTTAAGAACAAAAGAAATGCAATAAATAATCCGTATGCACAATTGGGTGCAAACATAACTGTAGAAGATGTATTGAAGAGTGAAGTTCTAGTATGGCCGGTTCAACTCTTAGATGTTAGTCCAGTTAGTGATGGCGGGGCTGCAATAGTATTAGCTTCCGAAGATGTAGCTAGAAGGTATACTGATACTCCAGTATGGGTCGATGGTGTGGGATGGACATTAGATAATACAGAATGGCCAGCTAGAGATTTAGCATATGCTAGATATGTGGAATTCGCTGCAAGAATGGCATATAAGATGGCTGGAATTGAAAGGCCTAATAAGGAAATAGATGTTGTAGAACCTTATGACCCATTTGACTATAAGGAGTTACATCATTTGGAGGCGTTACAGTTGGCTAAAAGAGGTGAGGCTCCAAAATTGTTAAAGGAGGGAGTATTTGATGTTGATGGAGATTTGCCAAGCAGTCCGAGTGGTGGACTTTTAGGTGTAGGTAATCCAATAGCTGCTGCTGGACTAATGAAGGTAATAAGTATATATTGGCAATTAAAGGGAACCGCGGGAAAGATGCAAGTAAAAAGACCAGTTCATACTGGTTTAGCTCAAGCATGGGGAGATTTAATGCAGGCCGGTACAGTTATAGTTTTACGTAACTAA
- a CDS encoding peroxiredoxin, producing the protein MVKIGDKAPLFEAVADNGERINLADFIGKHNIVLYFYPKDDTPGCTREACAFRDNWNLLKDYDVVVIGVSSDDINSHRKFKEKYQLPFILVSDPDKKIRELYGAKGFILPDRVTFVIDKKGIIRHIYKSQFNPANHVNEALNTLKKIKEEELSSSQR; encoded by the coding sequence ATGGTAAAAATAGGAGATAAGGCACCTTTATTTGAAGCAGTTGCAGATAATGGAGAAAGAATCAACTTAGCAGATTTCATAGGGAAGCATAATATAGTTCTTTACTTTTATCCTAAAGATGATACGCCTGGATGTACCAGAGAGGCTTGCGCGTTTAGAGATAATTGGAATCTTCTTAAAGATTATGATGTGGTAGTTATAGGTGTTAGTTCTGATGATATAAACTCACATAGAAAATTTAAGGAAAAATATCAACTTCCATTCATATTAGTTAGCGATCCCGATAAGAAGATAAGAGAGTTATATGGAGCTAAGGGATTTATACTCCCAGATAGAGTGACATTTGTGATAGATAAGAAGGGAATTATTAGGCACATTTACAAATCACAATTTAATCCAGCTAATCACGTTAATGAAGCCCTTAATACTTTAAAGAAAATAAAGGAAGAGGAATTGAGTTCTTCCCAGCGTTAG
- a CDS encoding AMP-binding protein: MVFEPDKEWIENSNVYKFMVKKGFRRLEDFIKYTYEDPTFWEDFVKLINIKFQEPYEKVLDLSKGKQWPQWFVNGKLNIGDQIGDSSEVFIKWMDENLNSRKVTYSQILDESKSIASWLKRIGLKKGDRVAIYLPMIPEIVSIMLGAIRAGMIIVPLFSGFGPEPIRVRIEDSDAKVIFTVDKSIRRGKEVDMLKNLDGLNTIKVVLNRSGIKGDFYDYKDIIKTGGDYVEKTSTEDPMMIIYTSGTTGKPKGCVHTHDGFPIKASADIYFQFDLKQGETLMWVTDMGWMMGPWMVFGSLLLNAKMGMIEGYTDSKVLEKFIEDMKVDILGLSASLVRMLRSQSKIKLDVRLTGNTGEPIDPESWYWLFEISGRKPIINYSGGTEISGGILGNYVIKKIKPSSFNGPSPGINASVFNDEGKEAPPNTEGELVVLSVWPGMTRGFWKNPERYIETYWSVWRGVWVHGDLAYRDEEGYFYIVGRSDDTIKVAGKRIGPAEIESILNSFPNVVESACIGVPDPLKGEKIVCFVVSKISGIEKELIRYTEEKLGKALAPSEIKIVKELPKTRNAKIMRRLIRAIYLNKPLGDTSSLENPQALEEIKKVIQN, encoded by the coding sequence ATGGTATTTGAACCAGACAAAGAATGGATCGAGAATAGTAACGTTTACAAGTTCATGGTCAAAAAGGGTTTCAGAAGATTGGAGGATTTCATAAAATATACTTACGAAGATCCGACTTTTTGGGAGGATTTTGTAAAGTTAATTAATATCAAATTTCAAGAACCATATGAAAAGGTTTTAGATTTATCTAAGGGAAAGCAATGGCCTCAATGGTTCGTGAATGGAAAATTAAATATTGGAGACCAAATAGGTGATAGCTCTGAAGTTTTTATAAAATGGATGGATGAAAATCTAAATTCCAGAAAAGTAACCTACTCTCAAATACTCGATGAAAGTAAGTCAATTGCGAGTTGGCTCAAGAGAATTGGATTAAAAAAGGGTGATAGAGTAGCAATTTACTTGCCAATGATTCCGGAAATAGTATCAATAATGTTAGGAGCCATAAGGGCTGGTATGATAATTGTACCATTATTTTCTGGCTTCGGTCCTGAACCGATAAGAGTGCGAATAGAGGATAGTGACGCTAAGGTAATTTTCACAGTAGATAAAAGTATTAGAAGAGGAAAAGAAGTGGATATGTTAAAGAATTTAGATGGATTAAATACAATTAAAGTAGTTTTAAATAGAAGCGGAATAAAAGGTGATTTTTACGACTATAAAGATATAATAAAAACTGGTGGAGACTACGTCGAGAAGACTAGCACAGAAGACCCAATGATGATAATTTACACTTCTGGAACTACTGGAAAGCCCAAGGGATGTGTTCATACTCATGACGGATTTCCAATAAAAGCCTCAGCCGATATTTACTTTCAATTCGACCTAAAACAAGGAGAGACATTAATGTGGGTTACAGATATGGGATGGATGATGGGTCCGTGGATGGTATTTGGCTCTCTATTACTGAACGCAAAGATGGGAATGATAGAGGGCTATACGGATAGCAAAGTGTTGGAAAAGTTCATAGAGGACATGAAAGTTGATATATTAGGATTATCAGCCAGTTTGGTGAGGATGTTAAGAAGTCAATCCAAAATCAAATTGGATGTTAGATTAACCGGAAACACTGGGGAACCAATAGATCCAGAAAGTTGGTATTGGTTATTTGAGATTTCCGGAAGAAAGCCTATTATAAATTACTCTGGAGGTACTGAGATTTCTGGAGGTATTTTAGGTAATTATGTTATAAAGAAAATAAAGCCATCATCGTTTAATGGACCATCACCCGGAATTAACGCGTCAGTATTTAATGATGAGGGTAAGGAAGCTCCGCCTAATACTGAAGGAGAGTTAGTAGTGTTAAGTGTTTGGCCCGGAATGACTCGAGGATTTTGGAAAAACCCAGAAAGATACATTGAAACTTACTGGTCAGTTTGGAGAGGTGTGTGGGTTCATGGTGATTTAGCTTATAGAGATGAAGAGGGATATTTCTACATAGTTGGTAGAAGTGATGATACCATAAAGGTTGCGGGAAAGAGAATAGGTCCGGCGGAAATTGAGAGCATATTAAATTCATTTCCCAATGTAGTGGAGTCAGCATGTATAGGCGTTCCAGATCCCCTAAAGGGAGAGAAAATTGTTTGTTTCGTAGTATCTAAGATTAGTGGAATTGAAAAAGAATTGATAAGGTACACTGAAGAGAAGTTAGGCAAAGCTTTAGCACCATCAGAAATAAAAATTGTCAAGGAATTGCCTAAGACAAGAAACGCTAAGATCATGAGAAGATTAATAAGGGCTATCTATTTAAATAAGCCTCTAGGAGATACATCGTCATTAGAAAATCCACAAGCTTTAGAGGAGATAAAAAAGGTAATTCAGAACTAA